The genomic stretch GAAGGAAATATATACATGCTGTGTCCAACCAAAAACTATCCCTGGGTTTGCTGTTAAAATTACTCTCTGGGCTGTGAATTTTAAATGCTCACCAGCATACcctgtttctactgtcactcctGATACTGATTGTGTCTGAGTAAATCAGCCCCAGTTCTTTCACTGGTCTTCCAGCACCTGCTCTCCACATTTCCCCATTTCCCTCAGTTTACTTCCATAGTTTTGGAGAGACTGACATCATAGTTAATCtgcaatagtttttttttttttttttttttgggggggggggggggggtcattgagTTCCATCATTTGCTGGAGTGAGCTCTCCAGCCTGGCAGGACATCCCACTTAAaaacagggggaggggggcaagggCAGAACATCCCACTTAATAATATATAGGGGGGACAGAACACCTGGCATATTGATACAAACTCAAAAAACAATCTGCAGGCCACTGTAAAGCAAATGGTTATGTTCCAGTCAGGACGGTGAACCAGCTGGCAGTCAGTCACATCCCAGAATGGTCTGTTTCTCTACCTTTAGGACGGTTATTTAACCCGAATCGACCggataaaaaaaatcatctgtCTAAGATCAGTAAGTCATGGGCTGCTGTTACCTCTCAACAACAGAAATCACAGTGTATCATAAAACTGCCCGTCCTCCAACATCCCAACACCCCTGTGAGAGTACCTGGGCTGACTCACCTCCATTAAGGACTGACTCACAGTTCTCACAGTATCATgaagcgggggggtgggggcgcggggggggggaggcgttcAGGATGAATGGTAGACACAGTTAGCAGAATAACACTCCGGTGGCAACACCACTGCAGAAAATAGCTACTTGGAAAAGCATTACTGAAGTGGAAAAGTATTCATAGGGGCTGTCGAAGGCCTCTACCGCTGGTCGGGATCGACACGGCGATCTTCGCGGGGCTGGAAGGTGCGAGCCGGCCATTTCGGGGGCCAAACCTAACCGGGCCAACAGGTACGGTGGCGCTGGGATTTTCCACAGCTTTGGCCTCCGTCATAGAGCTGACGGACGTACGAGACGAGACCGCCGGCGGCACATGGCACACGGATCTCGATTTCGCGCAGAAGGCATAAACAGCCATAAATCACAGCGGTGGCTTTCGTCCGCCAACGTTCCTCTCCCCTCTACAAGCACCCAGGTTGAGGCACTGCTCATGTGAACGTCCCATCCTGATACTCAGGATCTGATAATGGAGGAGAATAAATTAGGCTCTACATTTAACTCCAATTATCCCAGCAATCCCTAGCAGTCACAGCCATGGAACAAATTACCTTCAGAGTCTTGGAAAAAATAAGCCATGATGGGAAATCCAACTAAAAAGATCGCAATAGGAAAAATGAGGTCATCCAAAGGGAAACTGAAGACTTGATTAGAATTTCAAATCTGCTGTCTGACGGGGGTGATTCCacctttggggaggggggcatggcGCTAACCCCTCGCCACTCCGCTTTTGGAAGAGAAGACTCTGCTATTCACATGGGGAGGTCACCTAAAAATAGCCTGGTACCCTTGGAAGGGTAAGATAACAGCTAAGGTACCAGAAGCGACGGCGTGCCCTTAAGCAGCTTCCCGTGCTCGCGAGCAGACCTGCGTCTGGTATGATTATTAAGGGCTCAGATTATCAATCTCATCTTAAGAGGCAATTTTTGTATTATTCACAAACAAATCAATGATATATAATGGGGGGGAAGGGGAGTGAATAGCTGAGGTCCAGGCCGAAAATGAGTGTTTCCATTCGGCTTGTAAAACAGTTGCCACACGCTTGTTTCTGCCGCTGAGGCTGCACGCTGCCTGTTAGACTAATAAACCGCGCTGAGGGAGTGAGCTGGAGCAAGCTCATTTAGCGGTATGTTACCGTAGCGACACCAAAAGCCACTGGCTTCCATCTTGGCTCCGCAGGCCGCTGGTCTGGGGCGACAGTCACACTGAGATATTACCCAGCATCCCGCCGTCCCAAACACCTGCCGAGGGCTGgggagctgctggtgtgtgtgtgtgtgtgggggggggggtgcactagCTTGTCTGGCCGCCATACGAcacatttgtttttaatttcacaATCCCGCTAACTTGGACTTTGGATCCCCAAAGGCTCTTACAAATGGTCTCCTCCTCCCACGATCAGCTAAAAATCAGAGGGAGctcatggtggtggtggggggggggggggggtatgacgTGGTGGTTCCGCCCACTTTCACCTGGCCCCTCCCTTCCAGACGACCTGCTCCATCACTGCCCCAAGGGCATCACCTCCAAAGTGTTCCGCTTCAACATCTCGTCCATGGAGAGGAATGCCACCAACCTCTTCCGGGCGGAGTTCCGGGTGCTGCGTGTCGTCAACGAAGCTGCCACCACGCCTGAGCAGCGGGTCGAGCTCTACCAGGTGCGTACAGGTGCTGTTTTCCTCGTCTCTGTTCCCGGGGGATGTGTGCTCCCGAACATGAATAAAGGGtacaggaagttcaccatctTCGGCGTCCTATAATTCTACCTTTTATATAAACCATACCTACTGGTCCCTGTATTGTTGTGCATGATACTTTAcaataataaaaactaaaacATGAAGGCTCCACTGGAATTCATAGATTCTCAGGAGACGGACCATATGTATTTATGGTTTTTTTTTAGAGGTACGTTTTCACTTACGCACAAAATATTGGATGAGTAAACACTAGGTGACTGTCTTCCCTCCTCCGAAACTCCTGGTCAGGAGCATCTGCATGTGTCTgcatatttgggggggggggtgctgtatgGAGCTTTCTTTCCATTCCCAGCATGTTCCCCTGTGAGGGGAGGACAGCCACAACTGGGTTCCATCATTTCCTGTTGGGGAGACGGATGTCTCCAGGCTGCATACTGTCTCTTTGGTGGGCCGGGCCAGGCCAGACCCGAGCCCTGTCAGGCTCGCAGACTGTTTTCAGGAGTCCGGGAAAAGATAGACAGCGGATCAGCAGTAGTGGAGGCGGGGGGAGGCTTCAGCTGATTGGCTGGTCGGCCGCCCCCACTCACGGGCGGGAGCCGATTGGCAGGGTCTTGCGTTGACCTTAGCCACAGCAGTCCCACAGGAAGCTGGATTAGACACTGatattatttgggggggggggcagttatcCAAACTCAACCCCGCAGGCTCCCCCACCCTGTGTTTTTATTGTGCAGGATTGTTTTTTCCATTTATCATTAATGGCTCAGCCAGAGAGCCAGTTCCCATTGGCCATATACACTAATATTACTGTCCACTGGCCGCTCGTACAGGAACAGGAGccacgggggcgggggggaacgATTCCCTCGTTCAGGGTGGTGTTAAGGGCTGGAAAACCCCTCCTGACGTGTGAATCGGAGCACTGGGCCGGGCAGGTCCCCACCGGGGTAGATTTCCATGTTCCGGAGGCACCTCACTCGGAAGGTGGTCTTGAGCCTCTGGTAGTGGTGGTCACTCCGATTGTTCGCCCGGCAGATCCTGAAGTTATACGGTCACATCGGTAAGCAGCGTTACATCGTGGGCAAGAACGTGCTGACCAAGGCACCGCCCGAGTGGGTCTCCTTCGACGTGACCGACACCGTCAGGGAGTGGCTCACACACCGAGGTAAGTCGGGGGTGGGAGGCGTCCCCTTCCTGGGGAGCCTGTGGAGGGGGCGGTGAGgtgaggtgcccccccccccagtgctgacCATCTCCTCTCCCCTCAGAAAGAAACCTGGGCCTGGAGATCAGCGTCCACTGCCCCTGTCACACCATCAAGCCCAACGGCGACATTGATGAGAAAAACAACGAGAAGCTGCAGGTCAagttcaaaggtgaggtgggcgACCCGGACCCTAACCCTCAGCCATCAGAGAGCGGGATGAGCTGGAAGCTGACGATCCCATGCAAAGAACACGAGTCCCACGTGACACGGGGAGCGGAGTAGGATCTGACACAAACACAGGCCCTTTACAGCTAGGAAAAACCTGCCTGCTTCCATGCTTCCGAACAATGATTCAGATGCTGGGAAGGGTCTCCGTCTGGTATCTCACTTACATTATGGCCCTGGGTCCCTCAGctgcgggcgggggagggcggTTGCAGGTGTACAAATTCCAGGGCCCACGTTAAGGGGCTCCTTCACGGTGTCGTCTCCCCTGGGCTCGCCCCTGCTTTAGCTATCAGCTTTAAAGCGGATGTGCAGGTGGTGAAGGAGGGGGGTGGAGCTCTGATGTGTGCCCCTCCCCTCAGGCCTGGAGGGGGACCCTGAGAGCCTGAGGCTGGATTTGGACCGGCTGAGGAACCAGAAAGAGCCGCGTGAGCGGCCCCACCTGATCCTTATGATGCTCCCCCCGCACCGCCTCGACTCCCACACCTCGCCCCGCCGACGAAAGCGGGCACTGGACACCAACTACTGCTTCAGGTAGGCGCCCTGCCCTGGCCCTCACCAGACGGCACGCTGTCCGTGTGGGTTAGCTCCGTGACTCTGCATCTCGACCCGGTTTGGCACCACAATGAGTGCCGGCAGCACTGCCTGTCGAGATCCGCCCCGGTGCTCCCTAGGGAGCGCGTGTGCAACAGTGGGGAGGGAGTGGGGGCATTAGGCCCAGCGCCGGTGGCCCGCGAGCAGCGGGAGGCACCTGGGCAGGCTCCAGGAAGCCCGACACACCCAACGGTGGAATTCCGGGCCTTCTGCAGCACCAGCCTGTGCCATACAGGAGACGGAAGAGTGTAAAAAGTTGAAAAGAGCCGGCTGTGTTTATCCGGGGGCAGAGGGAGGGAGTGCATGTCAGCAGGTCCACCGGAGCACAGAGAAGCAgaaataacacccccccccccccattctggcaGTAATTATGAAGAGAACTGCTGCGTGCGCCCCCTGTACATCGACTTCCGGCAGGACCTCGGCTGGAAGTGGATCCACGAGCCCAAGGGCTACTACGCGAACTTCTGCTCCGGGCCGTGTCCCTATCTGCGGAGCGCCGACACAACGCACAGCTCGGTGAGGCCCCGGCACCTACGCATGCCAAGCTCCGGAACATTCCGCCTTGCCGTATGAAGTCAGTGACGACTCTCGTTTTTTTCCATGAGATTCAACAGGGTGTGAGATTCAGTGTCACCTAGACCGGGAACACAGCACTGCTGAAAGAATTGTGTCTGCAGTCGCATATCAGTCTGACCATGTAATAATATGATAATTAATGAATCATTCTGACATGCAGCAGTGTTTAGCGCGTGTGTTGCCTTACAGGTGTATGCGTTGACATGACACTCTGCCCACTCCTCCCTCAGCTCCTGAGCCTCTACAACACCCTGAACCCCGAGGCCTCAGCCTCCCCCTGCTGCGTGCCCCAGGACTTGGAGCCCCTCACTATCCTGTACTACGTGGGCCGGACACCCAAGGTGGAACAGCTCTCCAACATGATCGTCAAATCCTGCAAGTGCAGCTGAGAGCGCTGCCACGGCTCGGCAGAGtcagcggggtgggggtgggggctgagtAAGGAGTAATCGGGCTGGCCCCCAaccgcccacccccccagctcATCAGCCATGTGGCCAGACCCCCACGGCCCTGAAGCGCCACTACGACCGCTTCAGAGTGAGACGCACTGGAGACCTCTAACAAATCCATCTCACTAGTGCCTCTACAATGATCCCAAGATTTTTTGTCTGCCCCCGCGCcccacacccccctgcccccaacaGCCCAGGGCATTTCAGACACGCATGTTTATAAAAGACAAAAATGGAACGAGGACAGAATCCTGTTTCCTTACGGTGACCTGCTGGCTTTGAGGACGTAACTGTAACCCAGACAGCCGAGGTGGAGGCTCCCGCCGGACCTGGAACCGGAACCACAAATAACCGGGCCTGAAGCGAGGGCGTGTCACACGAGGAGGAGGACGGATGGGATGCTGGACACCGGAACGCCAACACTGTTAATCTAGGAGAAGTACTGATTCCCATAGTCTTAGGAAATCTTAGgaatgctggaaaaaaaaacttttcttaaaaaaattaaaacaaaaaaaaaaaataaaaaaaacaaaaaagaacaaaaatttaaacaaaacTATTTCATTTTCGCTTTTACCTCTATTTACACAACACAGTGTTTTAGGGACTTTTTTTCATAAATGAAGTGGATTTTTCCTgttgtacaaaaaaaaaccacCATTGTATGTCACGAAGTGATCACTGTGCTAAATCACAGACTGTTCATGTT from Brienomyrus brachyistius isolate T26 chromosome 14, BBRACH_0.4, whole genome shotgun sequence encodes the following:
- the tgfb3 gene encoding transforming growth factor beta-3 proprotein gives rise to the protein MYLSKALLFFLFLNFVTMSLSLSTCTTVDIDHIKKKRVEAIRGQILSKLRLTSPPQTLGPNQVPFNVLALYNSTKELLEELGRDRQQSCGQDNTETEYYAKEIYKFNMIQGPSENNDLLHHCPKGITSKVFRFNISSMERNATNLFRAEFRVLRVVNEAATTPEQRVELYQILKLYGHIGKQRYIVGKNVLTKAPPEWVSFDVTDTVREWLTHRERNLGLEISVHCPCHTIKPNGDIDEKNNEKLQVKFKGLEGDPESLRLDLDRLRNQKEPRERPHLILMMLPPHRLDSHTSPRRRKRALDTNYCFSNYEENCCVRPLYIDFRQDLGWKWIHEPKGYYANFCSGPCPYLRSADTTHSSLLSLYNTLNPEASASPCCVPQDLEPLTILYYVGRTPKVEQLSNMIVKSCKCS